A part of Desulfofundulus salinus genomic DNA contains:
- a CDS encoding very short patch repair endonuclease, protein MSDLQASAGIGVAVLMVDVFDRAKRSEVMSKVKSKDTKPEMTLRKALYKAGLRGYRVKTKLPGSPDIVFTRVKVAVFVDGCFWHGCPECYSEPGTNVTFWRKKLAENRERDARVNKMLADMGWKVLRLWEHQIEKDLNGCIDAIKASISGDGHVPSEYNAGSSGENAKSLTKTGRQGRRTVLSVEPSSGGDFGG, encoded by the coding sequence GTGAGCGATTTGCAGGCGAGTGCCGGTATAGGGGTGGCGGTTTTAATGGTGGACGTGTTCGATCGGGCAAAGAGATCGGAAGTGATGTCCAAGGTCAAATCCAAGGATACAAAGCCGGAAATGACCTTGAGGAAGGCATTGTACAAGGCCGGTCTCCGGGGATACAGGGTCAAAACCAAATTGCCGGGGTCCCCCGATATCGTTTTCACCCGGGTGAAGGTGGCCGTTTTCGTGGACGGTTGCTTCTGGCACGGTTGTCCGGAGTGCTATTCGGAGCCGGGGACCAATGTAACGTTTTGGCGAAAAAAATTGGCCGAGAACCGGGAGAGGGATGCCAGGGTGAACAAAATGCTGGCGGATATGGGTTGGAAAGTGCTTCGTCTTTGGGAACATCAAATAGAGAAGGATTTGAACGGTTGCATAGATGCGATCAAAGCGTCGATTTCCGGGGACGGGCATGTCCCCTCCGAGTACAACGCCGGTTCGAGTGGGGAAAACGCCAAGTCATTGACCAAAACGGGGCGACAAGGCCGGCGGACGGTGTTGTCGGTCGAACCGTCGAGCGGGGGTGATTTTGGTGGATGA
- a CDS encoding ATP-binding protein, whose translation MDDRLVMQVQMTVIDHLGIQLYSHLAPVICELIANSWDADANNVWVSVPEVAVDESSEIVIRDDGEGMTFQEINEYYLQIGRNRRKNLGKDRTKGGRKVIGRKGLGKLSAFGVADEVMVETVKEGRRVAFVLNIHDIRRSEGLYEPPVLVDEPTDDPPGTTVTLRKLKRKRPVDIESLRRQIARRFTILGQSFNVYLNNVEITLDDRGYKLQYKWEIDEWVDPGKQRRIKGWIGTLEKPVREDFGKGIVVTARGKLIHEPTFFGASGGKQVAYSYMVGVLEADYLDDDPDKDLVSTDRSSIITDSEEAQELFEWARKKIAEISEEWSDKRAREREQVIKSLEIVDSWYRKLGTHEKRLADRVFRAIASVPDLPDEKAQEFIEYVIDSIDHRAFKDLIADFKGTEDELKLLELFREWEVLEAKEMLRVMEGRFATIEKFETLVRENAKEVPTLHNFFKEFPWMLDPRWTVWKDEATYSNLLKERFPEGDDVPEENRRIDFLAVGFGHTLNIIELKRPRAKAGKKEFSQVQEYLEFIQTYVREEGRFSDVIAYLVCGGIVDKAEVRTKRDIARRVGIHVLFYSELMDRAKALHQELIEKYQSLKERKKTAEQVGETRSLVAVGKSGD comes from the coding sequence GTGGATGACAGGTTGGTTATGCAGGTGCAGATGACTGTGATAGATCATTTGGGAATACAGCTTTATTCCCATTTGGCTCCGGTTATCTGTGAACTGATCGCCAACAGTTGGGATGCCGACGCCAACAACGTATGGGTATCCGTTCCCGAAGTTGCGGTGGACGAGAGTTCCGAGATCGTAATCCGGGACGACGGGGAAGGTATGACGTTTCAAGAAATAAACGAATACTATCTGCAGATAGGTAGAAATCGTAGAAAAAATTTGGGCAAGGACAGGACAAAAGGCGGACGCAAGGTTATCGGCAGAAAGGGACTCGGGAAGCTGTCCGCGTTCGGTGTCGCCGACGAGGTCATGGTGGAAACAGTCAAAGAGGGTCGGCGGGTGGCTTTTGTTTTAAACATTCACGACATACGGCGTTCCGAGGGACTTTACGAACCTCCCGTGTTGGTTGACGAACCGACCGACGACCCCCCGGGTACCACCGTGACACTAAGAAAGCTGAAACGGAAAAGGCCCGTAGACATCGAGAGTTTGAGACGGCAGATTGCAAGGCGTTTTACAATATTGGGCCAAAGTTTCAATGTTTATCTGAACAATGTCGAAATAACCCTCGATGACCGCGGTTACAAGCTCCAGTACAAATGGGAAATAGATGAATGGGTGGATCCGGGCAAACAACGACGAATCAAGGGTTGGATAGGTACGCTGGAGAAACCGGTGCGGGAGGATTTCGGCAAGGGAATAGTTGTAACGGCCCGGGGGAAGTTGATTCACGAGCCGACTTTTTTCGGTGCGAGCGGCGGCAAGCAGGTCGCATATTCGTATATGGTCGGTGTTTTGGAGGCGGATTACCTGGATGATGATCCGGACAAAGACCTGGTTTCCACTGACAGGTCGAGTATTATAACGGACTCGGAGGAAGCTCAGGAACTATTCGAGTGGGCACGAAAGAAAATTGCGGAGATATCGGAGGAATGGTCCGATAAACGAGCCAGGGAGAGGGAGCAGGTTATAAAGAGTCTGGAAATAGTGGACAGCTGGTACCGGAAACTCGGAACCCACGAAAAAAGACTTGCCGACAGGGTTTTTCGCGCAATTGCGTCCGTTCCCGATCTTCCGGATGAGAAAGCGCAGGAGTTCATCGAGTACGTGATAGACTCCATAGACCACCGGGCCTTTAAAGATTTGATCGCCGATTTCAAGGGCACGGAGGACGAATTGAAACTCCTTGAGTTGTTCAGGGAATGGGAAGTGCTCGAGGCAAAGGAAATGTTGCGCGTCATGGAGGGACGTTTCGCGACCATTGAGAAATTTGAAACCTTGGTAAGGGAAAATGCAAAGGAGGTACCCACTCTTCACAATTTTTTCAAGGAATTTCCGTGGATGCTGGACCCGCGATGGACCGTTTGGAAGGACGAGGCCACTTATTCCAATCTGCTGAAGGAACGTTTTCCGGAAGGTGACGATGTTCCGGAGGAAAACAGGCGCATTGATTTTCTGGCCGTCGGTTTCGGGCACACCCTTAACATAATCGAACTGAAGAGACCCCGCGCAAAAGCGGGGAAGAAGGAGTTCAGCCAGGTCCAGGAATATCTGGAGTTTATACAGACGTATGTACGTGAAGAGGGACGGTTTTCCGATGTTATCGCCTATTTGGTTTGCGGGGGGATAGTGGATAAGGCCGAAGTCAGAACCAAACGCGACATTGCGAGAAGAGTGGGGATACATGTTTTGTTCTATTCGGAGCTTATGGACAGGGCCAAGGCATTGCACCAGGAACTGATTGAAAAGTACCAATCGTTGAAAGAGCGGAAGAAGACGGCCGAACAGGTCGGTGAGACCAGGAGTCTTGTGGCGGTGGGCAAATCCGGCGATTGA